The region AAGTTAGCCCCGGAGCTTATAGGTGCGAATCCGCGTAGAACCACTCGCCACCTCCAGGATTTGCAGCTCAACGAGATGATGAAGAATGCGCCTCGCTTGACGGTCACATACCCTTAGGTGCGCGGCCAGCTCCAGTGGAGTCAGCGGGCGCAGAACGCGCCGGGCCAGGCGGACCGTTTCCGCCTCCAGCCAGGATAAGGATGCGGTTACATCAGTAGCAGCGAATCTGCCAATGAACGCAAGCACGAGCTGCTGGCAGAGCTGAGGCTCTTCTGTAATAGACGGATAGGCGATGGGCAAAAAAGTCCAGCCGTCCAGCGCTAATAGACAATGCCGTCGGCATAAGTCTTTGAACCGCCCTGACATCAAGATCCCGTGCATGCGGACCAAAGCCTTGAATCTCAATGCCGCCCTTAGCACCGCCTGGCATATACGCCAGATCTAAGTAACGGTAACCGTTGTTGAAATCACGGACCTCCCACTCCGCATACAGAGACTTGAAATTGCCGACAGCGGGAAACCAGATGGAGCGCAGAAACTCTATGGTCCCGTGCCCCAACCCCTTATTAAGAAACTCCAATCTTATTGAACTTGTCTCCGCATGAATTTGTTCCTGAAGCCATTCCTCATATTGCTGCTCGAATCTCGACAATGAAGCTTCCCCTTTACAGTAGATTGGCCGTGAATCTGCAGTGAATCCGAAGCCGAACACAAGAAAAGCCGCCCCGATACAACGTATCCAGAGTCAGCTCCAGATAAACGTTCTATTGAGACGGCGTGTTCTTCACGGCCTATACCGGTATTATATCGTATTTCCCTTTATAACCGTTACCTTATATTGCAGAAGAGCCAACGAAGGAGTTGGACTTGGTTGCACCTTGTTGGATTTGGTTGGATTTGGTTGGACCAGCTTGAACCTGCCAAACCTGCAGCTTGAACCCGCTAGAGTGCAGCTTGCGCAAAGGCCATTGTATAAGTCATTTTACAAAAATATACTGTAGCTGTAGGGAGAGAAGGCAGGAGGCGGTGGCGGTGAAAATCACGATTGAGCAGGTTCCGGAGGGCGGTGAGCCTGAAATTATTCTCAGGTGCAATGACCCGGATGAAGGCTTGCTGGCGCTGATCTACTCGGTGAACGCAGGCGCAAGGAAGCTGATCGGTATGACCGGGCTACAGATGCACATCATCCATCCGCGTGACGTCTATTATTTCGAGGCGGTAGATCATAAGGTGTTCATCTACTGCCAGGAGAAGGTGTATGAGTCGAGGCTGAAGCTGTATGAGCTGGAGACGGAGTATGAGTCTGGTGATTTTTTCAGGGCCTCCAAATCCAGTATCCTGAATGTGGCGAAGATTGAGTCGCTCCGTCCGGTGCTCTACGGAAGATACGAAGCGCTGCTGCACAACGGTGAGAAGG is a window of Paenibacillus sp. FSL H3-0469 DNA encoding:
- a CDS encoding LytTR family DNA-binding domain-containing protein, encoding MKITIEQVPEGGEPEIILRCNDPDEGLLALIYSVNAGARKLIGMTGLQMHIIHPRDVYYFEAVDHKVFIYCQEKVYESRLKLYELETEYESGDFFRASKSSILNVAKIESLRPVLYGRYEALLHNGEKVYISRQYVPVLKRKLGL